The proteins below are encoded in one region of Purpureocillium takamizusanense chromosome 11, complete sequence:
- a CDS encoding uncharacterized protein (COG:E~COG:H~EggNog:ENOG503PB6R) — protein MYTTSFAFFEAIADAGVSHCFVNLGSDHPSIIEAMVQMRSNPKFPRIITCPSEMVAMSMADGYARLTGKAQCVIIHVDVGTQALGVAVHNASSGRAPVLVFAGLSPFTLEGELRGSRSEFIHWLQDVPDQRAIVAQYCRYTNEIRTGVNVKQMVNRALQFATSSPQGPVYLCAGREVLEADIEPYEMALGQKYWDPIELGGLPPRGASRIAEALAGASKPLLVTGFSGRNHGIPKALVELADAVKALRVLDMAGSDMCFPADHPAWLGVKQGADDSILEADVIIVLDCDVPWIQTLCKPRPDAVIFHIDVDPLKQRMPLFYIQSDARYQADALLSVQQIIETLRRPDSEAAKLLSSRDLAAAEAARRESYVAKIEGIERAAAAFPDGRFGTAHLSKVLRSVCPEDTIWAVEAVTNTGFIHSNVRPTRPGSWINCGGGGLGWSGGGALGIKLATEAEGGKQFVCQVVGDGTYLFSIPGSVYWISKRYKIPVLTIVLNNNGWNAPRKSYMLVHPEGEASKVSNEDINISFAPPPDYAGIAAAAGSGDIHALRVETADKLEAVLKDAVAKVLAGNTTVVDCRVVPDC, from the exons ATGTATACCACGTCCTTTGCCTTCttcgaggccattgccgatGCAGGCGTCTCGCACTGCTTCGTCAATCTGGGCTCCGACCACCCCAGCATCATCGAGGCCATGGTGCAGATGAGGTCGAATCCCAAGTTCCCGCGTATCATTACCTGCCCGAGCGAG ATGGTCGCCATGTCCATGGCCGACGGCTACGCCCGACTCACCGGCAAGGCCCAGTGCGTCATTAtccacgtcgacgtcggcacgCAAGctctgggcgtcgccgtccacaACGCCTccagcgggcgggccccTGTGCTCGTCTTCGCGGGTCTGTCGCCCTTCActctcgagggcgagctgcgtGGCTCTCGCAGCGAGTTCATCCACTGGCTCCAGGATGTACCTGACCAACGTGCCATTGTCGCGCAATACTGCCGCTATACGAACGAGATCAGGACTGGCGTCAACGTCAAGCAAATGGTCAACCGCGCTTTGCAGTTTGCCACCAGCTCACCGCAGGGGCCCGTCTATCTGTGTGCGGGCCGtgaggtcctcgaggccgatATCGAGCCGTACGAGATGGCCCTGGGCCAAAAGTACTGGGACCCGATCGAGCTGGGTGGCCTGCCACCGAGGGGCGCCAGCAGAATCGCCGAGGCACTGGCGGGTGCGTCGAAGCCGTTGCTTGTGACGGGGTTCTCTGGCCGCAACCATGGCATCCCCAAGGCTCTGGTGGAGTTGGCCGATGCGGTCAAGGCCCTGCGCGTGCtcgacatggcgggcagtGACATGTGCTTCCCCGCAGACCACCCGGCGTGGCTGGGCGTCAAGCAGGGTGCGGATGATTCTATCCTTGAAGCCGATGTGATCATCGTCTTGGATTGCGACGTGCCGTGGATCCAGACGCTTTGCAAGCCTCGACCGGATGCCGTCATCTTCCacatcgacgtcgacccTCTCAAGCAGCGGATGCCGCTCTTCTACATACAATCCGACGCCAGATACCAGGCCGATGCTCTGCTCTCGGTGCAGCAAATCATCGAGAccctgcgccgcccagaCAGCGAAGCGGCCAAGCTTCTCAGCTCACGGGACCTCGCGGCTGCggaagctgctcgacgggaGTCCTACGTCGCCAAGatcgagggcatcgagcgcgcggctgctgccttCCCTGACGGCAGATTCGGCACCGCACATCTCAGCAAGGTCCTGAGATCCGTCTGCCCCGAGGACACCATCTGGGCCGTTGAGGCCGTCACCAACACGGGCTTTATTCACTCCAACGTGCGTCCGACGCGGCCCGGCTCGTGGATcaactgcggcggcggcggcctcgggtggtctggtggtggcgcctTGGGCATTAAGCTCGCAACCGAGGCGGAGGGAGGCAAGCAGTTTGTCTgccaggtcgtcggcgacggcacgtaCCTGTTCTCCATCCCGGGAAGCGTGTACTGGATCTCCAAGCGGTATAAGATCCCCGTGCTGACAATCGTCCTCAACAACAACG GATGGAACGCGCCACGCAAGTCGTACATGCTGGTACAtcccgagggcgaggcgtcCAAGGTCTCCAACGAGGACATCAACATCTCCTtcgccccgccgcccgactacgccggcatcgcggccgcggctggcTCCGGCGACATCCACGCGCTGAGggtcgagacggccgacaagctcgaggCGGTGCTCAAGGATGCGGTCGCCAAGGTGCTGGCGGGGAACACGACTGTTGTAGATTGCCGCGTCGTACCAGACTGCTGA
- a CDS encoding uncharacterized protein (EggNog:ENOG503P5SA), translating into MDFVKNLASGGGSNANNNNNNGNNSSGNQPQHSGGGDGGAGSSGGGLMDKFNNLAGGGKQGEANEDSLDKAVDFVQEKFLGKGDQSNESAAEQAKDEAISDFIRDKYKGVTGGDFPIQDKDRKPGF; encoded by the exons ATGGACTTTGTCAAGAACCTCgccagcggtggcggcagcaacgccaacaacaacaacaacaacggcaacaaTAGCTCCGGCAATCAGCCGCAGCACtccggcggtggcgacggcggcgcaggcagctccggcggcggcctcatgGACAAGTTCAACAACCTTGCGGGCGGGGGCAAGCAGGGAGAGGCCAACGAGGACAGCCTCGACAAGG CTGTCGACTTCGTTCAAGAAAAATTTCTCGGGAAGGGCGATCAGAGCAACGAGTCCGCCGCCGAACAGGCCAAAGACGAGGCTATATCCGATTTCATTCGCGACAAGTACAAGGGCGTGACAGGCGGTGATTTCCCCATTCAAGACAAGGACAGGAAGCCGGGGTTTTGA